Proteins encoded together in one Chryseobacterium sp. G0201 window:
- a CDS encoding EpsG family protein: protein MSLLHPYFLIALFFLIIFSYQEVFRGKVERKYLYFFCGYLVLVAGFRDAGPDYGSYRAIYVYTDTLSYESIILKGLHLDPPQQVVVEWLYSLVNKLMLNIFNAPFYMLTFVVASFAIFFKASYVEDNTFYPFTYILFMFIPGFFIGECGQMRQNLGVFMVYFAVRFIKEKKLIYYLLCIYLAGGVHNVCYAFLPMYWIARIPVNKGIMLGAILISIIMSPFEVYRVFGSFMDSIASDSVVVGGFNAYMEENVERLNGGIGVPEIMTAILTFFLFFFDTKMVEKYPYYEYHRNYALVGICFYFIFRNNPVFSSRLVGAFTGFGSLIIPNALYVVSKNTKKMLYSFIIFIFIANFVIFSSFRNITAGRFTIDLYQNFLLP from the coding sequence ATGAGTTTATTACACCCGTATTTTCTAATAGCACTTTTTTTTCTGATCATTTTCAGTTACCAAGAAGTATTTCGTGGTAAAGTTGAGCGTAAATATCTGTACTTTTTTTGTGGATACCTTGTACTTGTTGCGGGCTTTAGAGATGCAGGTCCCGATTATGGAAGCTATAGGGCTATTTATGTATATACTGATACCTTAAGCTATGAAAGTATTATTCTGAAAGGGCTCCATCTAGACCCTCCACAGCAGGTAGTTGTAGAGTGGTTGTACTCATTGGTGAATAAGCTTATGCTTAATATTTTCAATGCTCCGTTTTATATGTTGACCTTTGTGGTGGCATCATTTGCCATATTTTTCAAGGCTAGCTATGTAGAAGATAATACCTTTTATCCCTTTACTTACATTTTATTTATGTTTATTCCCGGTTTTTTTATTGGGGAATGCGGACAAATGCGACAGAACTTAGGGGTATTTATGGTATATTTTGCCGTGCGATTTATAAAAGAAAAAAAACTTATTTATTATCTTTTGTGTATTTATCTCGCCGGAGGAGTCCATAATGTTTGTTATGCATTTTTGCCTATGTATTGGATTGCCCGTATTCCTGTAAATAAAGGAATTATGTTGGGAGCAATTTTGATTTCCATAATTATGTCTCCATTTGAAGTATATAGGGTTTTTGGGAGCTTTATGGATAGTATTGCTTCTGATAGTGTTGTTGTTGGTGGTTTTAATGCTTATATGGAAGAAAATGTAGAAAGACTTAATGGAGGGATTGGTGTTCCTGAAATTATGACGGCTATTCTTACCTTTTTCCTGTTTTTCTTTGATACTAAAATGGTGGAAAAATATCCATATTATGAATATCACAGAAATTATGCTCTTGTGGGGATATGCTTTTACTTTATATTTAGGAATAATCCTGTTTTCTCATCAAGATTGGTTGGTGCATTTACAGGGTTTGGTTCTTTAATAATTCCAAATGCATTATATGTAGTTTCAAAAAACACTAAAAAAATGCTGTATAGCTTTATTATTTTTATTTTCATTGCTAATTTTGTGATTTTTTCAAGCTTTAGGAATATTACAGCGGGGAGATTTACAATAGATCTTTATCAAAATTTCCTTCTCCCTTAA
- a CDS encoding T9SS type A sorting domain-containing protein — protein MKKSIKNATTMFCLLSMSTYSASSRGVKDYLFSQTSKELYQKKKDTISKVSKKGESKDADVINRESINSNINIGGGKDTGSKSRVKSAFVPLDWTKAPNSYIFDPSQNSDGLYVPVKKAYVMWEKDKYIGGASVPAGTVTADVLWEDVHGLIKTGSGYSLEILDAGVNAKIKVPINKSKKGNAVIAFRINGEIFWSWHIWVTDDPTNGSTYKSFVNIRRERSDGTVESIPDSEWKWMDRNLGAISNSMTNNDWSKSGGLLYQWGRKDPIPPLVTKIDDFYEASGSIGRVRHRGAKNFTNAIKIDDLTKYVLLSNAEVSNNIKLSIRNPLSLIYINKDDNSGPAYYSNNANLPVNWFGKATGLADSKLTELNLWSDNSQGKIDAVYNSDDSAKPYRDKSSFDPCPNGWRVPSVLVANLGSTTYADNIRVDFSPFGVKTNMGKDLFETNKYHIIKPTDVGVPSFMTGFKVYSNYGFDLSNVAGNNMGIFSGTGQLVRSAHEGQYSDEHHTGLWTATMPRHFDASPSVNARILWMIPDKDQPDIPDPGLPNVKGRYFYMPLMTAVTSDANGCRCIKDPLYVVNSYDFPTEYIAQQQEYREGLNNPNTYQIVKNTAISTIEIPVSKAFSVQSQLLNNPEILNSSSFNNLKANILWTTNTGLVNKITVINPSPGTVSAISASKILVDINPNQSGNAVVTLHNGSITNPVYWSWHIWVTDTPIQSNNYTTELPNTNVINYVNYVLKAKSVLQTEFMDRNLGATGAFPTVVNPLTPTAAELAVIKASTGLHYQWGRKDPLPVFQYADNRASYGVFLGTVTASGTLTYTSLPYATYNNLSGAYITPYNTYSNPANANVLATDKVSDKISKVLSYSVKNPLVYMIPSSFASYNSSNPLYTNGTDWLSTEPNLAYDRWGRGGKKSPFDPCPEGWRIPDIMNTAYNSNEDFGISPWYKKDKNVGTTYSVITDYLGLRVRNPSTTTTIGYTFNDPTYKIGNYPNSGSRGFRSVIANQTATGTFNVINFQYPGVWTAALTSNYIGRPVNILFDAASIANRLTVFHNNNDPYFAMSCRCVKIKYDANGNEQSALPKLQVTSLPAAKASLPLEKNEVVEKVRKNKVTLFPNPVKDVLYISATENGKYFYQIYNMSGQLVQSGQFVNDEAYLSSLSSGVYLIRINNSDIVVKIIKE, from the coding sequence ATGAAAAAGTCAATTAAAAATGCAACGACAATGTTTTGTTTATTGTCAATGAGCACTTATTCTGCAAGTAGTAGAGGTGTGAAAGATTATTTGTTTTCTCAAACCTCAAAAGAGTTGTATCAGAAAAAAAAGGATACAATAAGTAAGGTTTCGAAAAAGGGAGAGAGCAAAGATGCGGATGTTATTAATAGAGAATCTATTAATTCAAATATAAACATCGGAGGTGGTAAAGATACTGGAAGTAAATCGCGGGTGAAATCGGCTTTTGTTCCGTTGGATTGGACAAAAGCTCCCAACAGTTATATTTTTGATCCCAGCCAGAATAGTGATGGCTTATATGTGCCTGTAAAGAAGGCTTATGTAATGTGGGAGAAAGATAAATATATTGGCGGAGCAAGTGTTCCGGCAGGGACAGTTACCGCTGATGTATTATGGGAGGATGTTCATGGCCTTATAAAAACCGGATCGGGCTATTCTCTGGAAATTCTGGATGCTGGAGTAAATGCAAAAATTAAAGTTCCTATTAATAAATCTAAAAAAGGAAATGCTGTGATCGCTTTTAGAATTAATGGTGAGATTTTCTGGTCTTGGCACATTTGGGTTACCGATGATCCTACGAATGGGTCGACTTATAAAAGTTTCGTTAATATCAGGCGTGAAAGAAGTGATGGTACAGTAGAATCAATTCCGGATTCCGAGTGGAAATGGATGGATAGGAATTTAGGAGCCATTAGCAATTCCATGACCAATAACGACTGGAGTAAAAGCGGAGGGCTGCTTTATCAATGGGGAAGAAAAGATCCTATACCTCCATTGGTAACCAAAATAGACGATTTTTATGAAGCCAGTGGTTCTATAGGACGAGTGAGACATAGAGGTGCGAAAAATTTCACCAATGCGATTAAAATTGATGATCTTACTAAATATGTTCTATTATCAAATGCTGAGGTAAGTAATAATATCAAGTTGTCTATAAGAAATCCTTTAAGTCTTATATACATCAATAAAGATGATAATTCTGGTCCTGCGTACTATAGTAACAATGCAAATCTGCCGGTTAATTGGTTTGGAAAAGCAACAGGGTTGGCAGACAGCAAACTTACTGAGCTGAACCTTTGGTCAGATAATTCGCAAGGTAAAATTGATGCTGTATACAATAGTGATGACAGCGCCAAGCCTTATAGAGACAAATCTTCCTTTGATCCCTGTCCAAATGGCTGGCGAGTACCTTCTGTCTTAGTTGCCAATCTCGGTTCCACAACATATGCGGATAATATCAGGGTTGATTTTTCTCCTTTTGGAGTAAAAACCAACATGGGAAAAGATCTTTTTGAAACCAATAAATACCATATCATAAAACCTACCGATGTTGGTGTGCCCAGCTTTATGACAGGTTTTAAAGTATATTCTAATTACGGGTTTGATCTTTCAAATGTAGCAGGCAACAATATGGGGATATTCTCAGGTACGGGGCAGTTGGTTCGTAGTGCCCACGAAGGGCAGTATAGTGATGAGCATCACACGGGGTTATGGACGGCAACGATGCCGAGACATTTTGATGCTTCTCCCTCTGTAAATGCTAGAATATTATGGATGATACCAGATAAAGACCAGCCGGATATACCAGACCCAGGGCTTCCCAATGTAAAAGGAAGGTATTTTTATATGCCATTAATGACAGCTGTAACTTCAGATGCTAATGGATGTAGATGTATAAAAGATCCATTATATGTTGTAAATAGCTATGATTTTCCTACAGAATATATAGCGCAACAGCAAGAGTATAGAGAAGGTCTGAATAATCCTAATACTTATCAGATTGTTAAAAATACTGCGATTTCTACTATTGAAATTCCTGTTAGTAAAGCTTTTTCGGTTCAAAGCCAGCTTTTAAATAATCCGGAGATTCTTAATTCTTCTAGTTTTAATAATTTGAAGGCAAATATTCTTTGGACTACCAACACAGGTTTGGTAAACAAGATTACCGTTATTAATCCGTCTCCGGGTACGGTTTCTGCTATTTCTGCATCTAAGATTTTGGTTGATATTAATCCTAATCAAAGCGGGAATGCTGTGGTAACTCTGCATAACGGAAGTATTACCAATCCTGTATATTGGAGCTGGCATATTTGGGTGACGGATACACCTATTCAGTCTAATAATTATACGACGGAGCTTCCGAATACTAATGTTATCAATTATGTAAATTATGTTCTCAAAGCTAAGTCTGTTCTTCAGACAGAATTTATGGATAGGAATTTAGGTGCTACAGGTGCATTTCCGACTGTTGTGAACCCTCTTACTCCAACAGCAGCAGAGCTTGCGGTAATAAAAGCTTCTACAGGCCTGCATTATCAATGGGGAAGAAAAGACCCGCTTCCGGTTTTTCAATATGCAGATAACAGAGCTTCTTACGGTGTATTTCTAGGAACAGTTACTGCTAGCGGAACATTGACGTATACTTCGCTTCCTTATGCGACCTACAATAATTTGTCGGGTGCTTATATTACTCCATATAATACATATTCTAATCCTGCGAACGCAAATGTTTTGGCAACAGATAAAGTATCCGACAAAATATCAAAGGTTTTATCATATTCGGTTAAAAATCCTTTGGTTTATATGATTCCGAGTTCTTTTGCCTCTTATAATAGTTCAAATCCCCTTTATACAAATGGTACAGACTGGTTGTCAACTGAGCCAAATTTAGCTTATGACAGATGGGGCAGAGGCGGTAAAAAATCACCATTTGATCCTTGTCCTGAAGGTTGGAGAATTCCGGATATCATGAATACCGCCTATAATTCTAATGAGGATTTTGGGATTAGCCCTTGGTACAAAAAGGATAAAAATGTAGGAACAACGTACAGCGTGATCACTGATTATTTAGGATTAAGAGTAAGAAATCCCAGTACGACAACAACAATAGGGTATACATTTAATGATCCTACCTATAAAATAGGAAATTATCCCAATTCCGGTTCCAGAGGTTTTAGAAGCGTAATAGCCAATCAAACGGCAACGGGAACTTTTAATGTAATTAATTTCCAATATCCCGGTGTATGGACTGCTGCGTTAACTTCAAATTATATAGGAAGACCTGTTAATATTTTATTTGATGCTGCTTCTATAGCCAATCGTCTTACCGTTTTCCATAATAATAATGACCCATATTTTGCCATGAGTTGTCGTTGTGTTAAAATAAAATACGATGCGAATGGAAATGAGCAGAGTGCTCTTCCAAAACTTCAGGTTACTTCATTACCGGCTGCTAAAGCATCTCTTCCGTTGGAAAAAAATGAAGTTGTTGAAAAGGTTAGGAAAAATAAAGTCACATTATTTCCAAATCCGGTTAAGGATGTTCTTTATATTAGTGCAACTGAGAATGGAAAATATTTCTATCAAATTTATAATATGTCTGGTCAGTTGGTGCAATCCGGACAGTTTGTAAATGATGAAGCCTATCTTTCTTCATTGTCGTCTGGAGTTTATCTGATAAGAATCAATAATTCTGATATTGTGGTTAAAATTATTAAAGAGTAA
- a CDS encoding acyltransferase family protein, with amino-acid sequence MKRIESLDGLRGIAILLVILYHGYYIWYEYLPFGDKYSNVFLFKYGNLGVQLFFLISGFVILMSLEKTSSYLKFLKNRWIRLFPSMFVVSLIIFFTSSFFYERPLGIPPLKSLLPGLVFINPSILKGITKIDFPLLETSFWTIYLEVKFYLIFGLLFYLFGKRKAILFNFLIYILALVLSFISVHYKVHLNGALSGFRDTFIQFGWFSAGAVMYLYFVENNKKYLLYFVIMSSLSILSVYDKADFGMIIYLLALVLLFASVFLFPSIQQIVASKFLVFIGFISYPLYLIHENMLISLIIKINKAFPFIPDILLPIISSFFLVLISYIISKYVEPKFQQFLKKTLSFLNHNICFFVKFLNEKR; translated from the coding sequence ATGAAAAGAATTGAATCTTTAGATGGGCTTCGAGGTATAGCAATCCTCTTAGTTATTTTATACCATGGCTATTACATTTGGTATGAATATTTGCCTTTTGGTGATAAATATTCTAATGTTTTTCTGTTTAAATATGGCAATCTTGGTGTTCAACTTTTTTTCCTTATATCTGGATTTGTAATATTAATGTCTTTAGAAAAAACGAGTAGTTATTTAAAATTTTTAAAAAATAGATGGATACGATTGTTCCCTTCTATGTTTGTTGTCTCATTAATTATTTTTTTTACTTCTTCATTTTTTTATGAGAGACCTTTAGGAATTCCTCCTCTAAAATCACTTTTGCCAGGATTAGTTTTTATTAATCCTAGTATACTAAAAGGTATAACCAAAATTGATTTTCCACTTTTGGAAACGTCCTTTTGGACGATCTATCTTGAAGTGAAATTTTATTTAATTTTTGGATTATTATTTTATTTATTTGGAAAGAGAAAAGCAATATTGTTTAATTTTCTTATTTATATTCTTGCTCTCGTTTTAAGCTTTATTTCTGTGCACTATAAAGTTCATTTGAATGGTGCATTAAGCGGATTTAGAGATACATTTATACAATTTGGATGGTTTTCTGCAGGAGCTGTAATGTATTTATATTTTGTAGAGAATAATAAAAAATATCTTTTATATTTTGTAATTATGAGTTCATTGTCAATCTTATCAGTTTATGATAAAGCCGATTTTGGAATGATTATCTATTTGCTTGCTTTGGTTCTATTATTTGCCTCAGTTTTTTTGTTTCCAAGTATTCAACAAATTGTAGCTTCAAAATTTTTAGTTTTTATAGGATTTATAAGCTATCCTTTATATCTTATTCATGAAAATATGTTGATATCATTAATTATAAAAATTAATAAAGCTTTTCCATTTATTCCGGATATACTTCTTCCTATAATATCCAGTTTCTTTTTAGTTCTTATATCATATATTATATCAAAATATGTCGAGCCAAAATTTCAGCAATTTTTGAAAAAGACATTAAGCTTTTTAAATCATAACATTTGTTTTTTTGTGAAATTTCTAAATGAAAAACGGTGA
- a CDS encoding glycosyltransferase family 2 protein — MESPKIAVLVPCYNEALTIGKVVSDFKTFLPSAEIYVYDNNSKDGTAAIAKEAGAIVQYEKKQGKANVVFKMFREIEADIYIMIDGDDTYPVDCVQEMLNQFTENNCDMLVGDRLSNNSYKNQNKRAFHNFGNNLVRGLINVFFGSQLKDILSGYRIFSKKFVKNYASTIKGFELETDLSIYSLNYELAIEEYSIDYRDRPEGSVSKLNTFTDGFKVIKLFFNLVRLYKPLLFFGAVSAILFVIGLLFMVVPIKEYFEYKYVYKVPTLIFSIMLIIVSLLSVMTGLILDNISIIDKKNFKVRFNSTK, encoded by the coding sequence ATGGAGTCTCCTAAAATAGCCGTACTCGTTCCCTGTTATAATGAGGCTTTAACCATTGGGAAAGTTGTGAGTGACTTCAAAACCTTTCTTCCAAGTGCTGAAATTTATGTCTATGATAATAATTCAAAGGACGGAACAGCGGCAATTGCAAAGGAAGCCGGAGCAATCGTACAGTATGAAAAAAAACAAGGGAAGGCAAATGTTGTCTTCAAAATGTTTAGAGAAATAGAAGCAGATATTTATATCATGATCGATGGTGATGATACTTATCCTGTAGATTGTGTGCAGGAAATGCTAAATCAATTTACTGAAAATAATTGTGATATGTTGGTTGGAGACAGGCTCTCTAACAATAGTTATAAGAATCAAAACAAAAGAGCATTTCATAATTTTGGAAATAATCTGGTGAGAGGTCTTATCAATGTGTTTTTTGGTTCGCAGTTAAAAGATATATTATCTGGTTACAGAATTTTCTCGAAAAAATTTGTAAAAAATTACGCAAGTACTATAAAAGGATTCGAGCTAGAAACCGATCTTTCTATCTATTCTCTTAATTATGAGTTGGCGATAGAAGAATATTCGATAGACTATAGAGACCGTCCGGAGGGAAGTGTGTCAAAACTAAATACTTTTACCGATGGATTCAAGGTGATCAAATTATTTTTTAATTTGGTAAGGCTCTACAAGCCGCTTCTGTTTTTTGGGGCAGTATCTGCTATCTTATTCGTTATTGGTCTTTTATTTATGGTTGTTCCTATTAAAGAATATTTTGAATATAAATATGTTTATAAGGTTCCTACTCTTATATTCTCTATAATGTTGATCATTGTTTCATTGCTTTCTGTCATGACGGGTCTTATTCTGGATAATATCAGTATAATTGATAAAAAGAACTTTAAAGTAAGGTTTAATAGCACAAAATGA
- a CDS encoding T9SS type A sorting domain-containing protein, translating into MDRNLGALQNLPSYFARSTSAIELQTKTQIQQSGGLHYQWGRKDPLPTFHNPGGAQNTTGGTVTVAGGYNVFRQTGVDASGNAIYNVASPVTDAVFSSTDPVNGYSREWNAYKTSAGILGTEPKHEKIRKVIKYATENPLSFLFRSKTGKEIPSELINPNDSTKTLKLASAQVKDWMSDESGQMQDRWGHATEKSPYDPCPEGWRIPDMSFATIFGAGPTSSYAKGSSPWFYNGYNTTSAFAGYGIPQFEVTDLVGGYVGTNNAVNVKKYPGFTLTTNAESGGASSRSGWVFNFGGSKYNIGNIPTTGIRGILGGNDWKNLKFTGDTTTDNYRYQTGLWTSSPSDYYSGYAIGLNLSSISSLNNAGKLLSGTGFYPQAAMSCRCAKVEIDKVTKKEIGRYDPNTEPMTVPQNTTAKASNVFAKKQIEEIQKNNKKLTVFPNPVKSILYINADDKDYYYQIYNASGQLVKQGKFENRQTNVSSLTQGAYLVRINNSETVVKIIKE; encoded by the coding sequence ATGGATAGAAACTTAGGAGCATTACAAAATCTACCATCCTATTTTGCTAGATCTACTTCAGCTATTGAGTTGCAGACAAAGACTCAAATCCAACAATCGGGAGGTCTGCATTACCAATGGGGAAGAAAAGATCCTTTGCCTACTTTCCATAATCCGGGAGGCGCTCAGAATACGACTGGAGGGACTGTCACTGTAGCGGGGGGATATAATGTCTTCCGACAAACAGGTGTAGATGCTTCGGGAAATGCAATTTATAATGTAGCATCCCCGGTTACTGATGCAGTATTTAGCTCAACAGATCCTGTTAATGGATATTCTCGTGAGTGGAATGCCTATAAAACATCTGCGGGGATCTTAGGTACAGAACCTAAACATGAAAAAATAAGAAAAGTAATAAAGTACGCAACAGAAAACCCGCTATCTTTCTTGTTTAGAAGCAAAACTGGAAAAGAAATACCAAGTGAGTTAATTAATCCTAATGATTCTACAAAGACTTTAAAGCTAGCGTCTGCACAAGTGAAAGACTGGATGTCAGACGAAAGCGGACAAATGCAGGACAGGTGGGGGCATGCTACAGAAAAATCACCTTATGATCCTTGTCCGGAAGGTTGGAGAATCCCAGATATGAGTTTTGCTACGATTTTTGGAGCAGGACCAACTAGTAGCTATGCAAAAGGATCATCCCCATGGTTTTATAATGGCTATAATACAACAAGTGCTTTTGCAGGTTATGGTATTCCACAATTTGAAGTAACAGACCTAGTTGGAGGGTATGTTGGGACAAATAATGCCGTAAATGTGAAAAAATATCCAGGATTCACACTAACAACAAATGCTGAGAGTGGAGGAGCAAGTAGTAGAAGTGGATGGGTGTTTAATTTTGGAGGATCAAAATATAATATTGGGAACATTCCAACCACTGGTATTAGAGGGATATTAGGAGGAAATGACTGGAAAAATCTGAAATTTACGGGAGATACAACAACAGATAACTATAGATACCAGACAGGTCTCTGGACAAGTTCTCCTTCCGACTATTATTCAGGATATGCCATTGGACTTAATTTATCTAGTATTTCTAGTCTTAATAATGCTGGGAAACTTCTTTCAGGAACAGGATTTTATCCTCAGGCAGCAATGTCTTGCCGTTGTGCAAAAGTAGAAATAGATAAGGTTACCAAAAAAGAAATCGGGAGATATGATCCTAATACTGAACCTATGACAGTTCCGCAAAATACGACTGCAAAAGCATCCAATGTTTTTGCTAAGAAACAAATTGAAGAAATTCAAAAAAATAACAAAAAACTAACTGTTTTCCCTAATCCTGTGAAGAGCATTCTATACATCAATGCAGATGATAAAGATTATTATTACCAGATTTACAATGCTTCAGGGCAACTTGTAAAACAAGGGAAATTTGAAAACAGACAAACTAATGTTTCTTCTCTTACTCAAGGAGCTTACTTAGTTAGAATCAATAATTCTGAAACGGTAGTTAAAATTATTAAAGAGTAA